The window ACGTGAGACTTCTGTGCACGTGTCAGCCCATTTTTTCTTAATGCTGTCATAAGTAGTTTCTCTCTCAAGGCGAAGAAGGTGCTTTCCTGCATCCAGGTGTTTTTGTAGATTACCATAAGACTGGTAAGTTTTTGTACATCCATCCTCGGGGCAGGAGAAATACACTTTCGTGGCTTCACTAGCTGGTGGCTCGTCTTCGACAACTAGAGACTGTGACGTGCTAGGATGCGCTTGTTGGAGCACAGCTCTCCTCGTTGTTGACCTGAAAGCACCGGTTTCCTCACGTGGAATGCTGAAGGGCTGCAGAACGCACAAGTCAGTTGGTCCCTGAGGTGTCCCAAATCCTTTCACCTTTACTGGTGAAAACAATTTACCAGGGCCTACATTGTAAGCCTTCCACACACGCAGCCCTTCGGACTCAAAACTAAAATTGTTGAGAGCCTGGATTCCTGACATTGTATGCTTTTTCATGGTGTGACTGTACTCCTGCACCTTCACCACTGCTGCCTGGCACCCTTTGACACCACCGTAGGAATCGATAGCAGCCTTCATATCACTGGCGCTTCTGATGTCATGCCCTTCATTGATGTAACGCCTCATATGGCTTTTAACCGTGGCGATTCTTCTGTCACAGACGTCCTTTCCAGCCTGTGGATCACTAAAATCATATCTGGCTATCTTAATGCCTGCACGATCTCCAAGGCTTGGAATTGAGAGGATGAGATAAGCACAATGGTAGCATCCAGCATTGTCACTGCGCAAGAATGCTTCTTGAATGGACGGGTTTGCCTCTTTTACGGTTGTGAGTGTATGCTCTATGATTGAAGCCACCGCAAACCAGTTTTGAGTGCATTCCTCAAACAAATGGACGTACGTTCTGGcctaaaaatgtaataaaagacACATTCAGCTTCAAATGGTTAACAGACCCAAACGTATTTAGCCGATGAGATTCTTGAATTTTTATTGGATAAGGAGCTATTTAAAAACCATGCTCCAGTGGTTTTAGTATCGTATCCCTGATTTtgctctgtcactggaaatgtgactTTGTCATTAACCGTGGGAGACCTGGGTATGAGTTTACCCGCCATGACAATATTGTTTGGAAACGCACGTGGCTGAACTTTCTGGTTGAAGAGTAATAGCACAGCAGTCTAGTAGCTACCCGTCTACCCAGCGATGCAccgaaaaaaaagaagtggCACAGAATGGTTTCCAAATAACTGTTGAGAGTAGTAACGAAATTGCGAATTCTACGCTGGTGCACGTGACTGGCTTACAAACCTAAAGCCACTTTATAAACTaatgaaaagcaaaagcaaTACTCGAGAATTTTATGcgcacattttctcgcgctttcAGCGAGTTGTATGTAATAATTTCTGATTGATTTATCGCACTGATTGCGTCAGCTTGAATtcaaaagttaaagaaatggtACCTTTCCTGAGTTTACTACCTCAATATTATCTGAATTGCTCTTTGTAACTGCAACTGTTACGTGCCATGACTTGCCCTTTTTACCAAACCAGTCTCGCTGAGTTTCTCTAAAACTGGTTGGCAAAAATTTCATGGCCCAATCCATAATCAGGAGGACCTGGTATGATGTCAAGTGGTCAATGATATCACTTTTCGCAGCATCTTGATGAGCCGCTCGAAGGATGTGGGCCTTCCATTCGTCCACCTTGGGAATGGTTGATTCAACATCATGCTTCAGTTCTTCCTCTTCATCGTTACCGCTGCATAAAAACTACAATGTTACCGATGTCATCAATTTGTCATCTTTATCATTTGAGAATCGGCATAATTTGCATGCATTTATAGAAAAATGAGGAAAATGAGTAAACCATTATTTcaacatcatcataatcatcatcatggtTGGTTGGAGTAGGAGTCGACCACTGGCCACCCACTAATGTCACCAAGGATTGGGCTTACGCTTGTTagagtctctctctctctctctctctctctctctctctctctctctctctctctctctctctctatctatctatctctctGTCTCCTCAGTACACATAACAATCTGCCAAGATTCAGAGGAGGAATTGCCAGCATTGAAAGTACCCATTCCCCATTCTCACTTGGTCTTTATGAACAATTCACAACAACACAGCCACCAGAATAAAGCATACAATGAGATGAAGAACAATACTGATTTTACTGCTCACCTATATTTGACAGAGGGAGAAGATAATGATAGTTGTAGGTCTACGAGAACATTTCTGTAGTTGTCACATCTGTCACAGATTAAGTTATGCTCATGGTCACAATGCCCATGATACTCCTGCTCATCAGTACTCAGGGCATACACACTACAGTGATCACCACAAGGGTCGGATCTGGAAACATGAATTTTGTAGTCAGTCTTCAGATACGTTTTTGCAGACTTCAGGCGGGAACAGATGTCCTTGGCTGTTTCCTCCTCCAAACCTGACCGggtaatgaaatagaaaaaaaaaaaaaaagaagaagagcacACTTTTTAACCGTTTGATTATCCATTAACCAAACATGTCCTGACTCAGTGTGAAATACAAAATTGGTCTCAGTAAAAACAACAAACCTAatgaacaaagtttatttgttgCTTCATCAACGGCTGTGAAAGCCAAAACTCCATCGGCTTGTATGCTGTCCAGTCCAGCTAGGGATTTCTTCTGGGACGCAGCGCAAATCTATGAACGAGACAGTTGCGAGATAATTATTGATTGAAAACTAAATTAGCTATTCTTCTAGAGGCATTATCCAATTTTGTTCTTCAAAGTTAGTAACCTCCAAGAACAGTTTCTAGTTTAATAGATGTTAACAAGTTGAATTTGACTTTTACCTTGAGGATATTTAACAGGGTGGACCGACCAATAGGTTCACTGAAACCGGATTCTTCGCAGTACGAGTGGTACAGATGAATCAGTCGGGAGGCTACGACCGTCCTCACTACATTTGGGATCTCTATTGTCTCACCATCTGACAATTTTAGGTTCTTGGTCCCATACGCTACATCCTGAAGAAACGTTGGACTTGATATGAAGTCTAGAAAATGGTCCACTTTAACTGGATCAAGTCGGCAGCGATGTATAACAGGAGGGTCAATCATATGACCTGGACTGGTATAGAAAGCGTGTTTCCTTGCTTCATCGATCCTCCACTTGGTTAAACCTGGAATAAATGCTAGCAGCTCTGTCTTTGAATAATCGCCTACAAACACTGACAGGATTTGCTGCCTTGTATACCAGTTAATGGCCTCATTGTAAAGGGTAACAAGCCTGGATAGTAGTGTCTTCTCTGATATGTTAACATTCGGGCCAGTAGTTGTATGGCTGCAAGCCTCCATTACTTGCTGCCGAAGCCATCTATTCTGCCCCGGGGCTATGGCATCTAGAACTGACTCAACAGCTTGCACCCCTTTGCGCCTGTAATAGCGGGCAGTGGGTGATGAGATGTTGTCCACGTTAGTACTGAGCTGAGATCGTATAGGACTCACTCTGCCATCACCAGCTTGCCTCAGAAAATTATTGAGTGAGTGAAGTTTCATCTGTATCTGTGGCGTGGGCTGCCATTCTGTTGATGTTTCTCCTGCTGTCAGAGATTCTTGTGAGCCAGATGAGAAAACGTCTGAACCATTATCATCGGATGCGCTAGGCTTGTTGACTTGTAAAGAAGTCTAgagacaatgaaaataaacatcgAGGCCTTCTTACTAGGTAAACACAGGATCCAAATATTATTAACAATATTTCCAATTTCTATTACCATCACAAACTACAGAGCCTCGTGCTCGTTACCTGATAGACCGTGGAGAGGATTTACAAGTTTTGACAATTTGGGCATAACTGGCTAAAACACAAAGAAATAGCTGTACACTCCTTAAAATATCGAAAATTAGAGAGCTTTGAATGGATTGGGTAGACGGGCATCAACTCAGTTCATTCCTCGGCTCTCTCCCTTTCCTTTGACCCAGATGTGTTCAAATTTCGCAAACTGAAAGTAGCTTACCAAAAAAATCAGCGACCGTTCGTGCCGCTTAGAAGTTGCAGTTGCCTCTTGGAGCCCGCATTTATCAGGCTATCGCAGAAGGTAAAGAATAAAACTCGAAGACTAAGAGTAGCCCAAAATTTTCTCAAGGTTGGACTGACGAGAGAAATGCGAGCGCGTGTGAATCAAAGGGGCTGAATTGCATTCTGTCCATACAAGGTCATCCTTTTACCAAACAAAGCATTTAACGCGCCATTTAACGTGTCACTTATAACGTATCTGGTAGAGCCATGCGATACATTCCAGATGTATATGTGTTACCAGCAGGTGTGTTACATGTGGAGGACGCGCACGAGAGTTTGCATAAAAAGACGTGCACACTGGACTAAACGATGTCTAGAAGTGATTATAAGTTATCAAATAGCCaagtatgtaaaaaaaaaatggaaacatgACATCTTACTTGCGACTGTTACCCAAATGTACGTTCCTCGTTGCCAGACGattaacatacggatacatagaGTTCAGACAAGGAGTATACAAATGCAAACGAAAATTCGAAGGCTCGCGGGTAACTATAAGAGAAACTTTCTCAACTCGTAAATGtttcagtattttaaattttacagCTGCGTAAAAGATATCCTTGCAAATCTTGTTTAAGTTCAGAAGAGATTTTCCTGCTCAGATTGTGCGAGGACTatgaaaaggttttaaaacagAATAGCCTTCCCAACTGTAACACGGTTTACCAACATATCCCTATATGGCAATCTCGGTTATTTTAGTTTTCTGGGCAAAAATAAATATTAGCGCGTTACTCGTGTTACTAGTACTGTGTGTGGCGTTTCAGTGATGACTATACAGCTGTTTGGAGAAAGATTGTCGGTAAAAAGGTTAAAAGTACGAGTGACAATCGCGAAAGGCATTGTGAGGAGTATTAAATTCACAGATTCCTTGACCACCTTTCTCGAAAAAACTATACGCCCAGTCTTTTGATCCATCTTCCAAAAATGGGACTGTTCTTCACATTACGAGGTGTGCGAATGATTTGTTGCACATGGGAGCAATTGTGGGAaatcaattaatttaattaagtttCTCGAAAATTGATCATTAGGCTATGTAATGAGGTGAAAATGAGCTGCCGGGTGTTCATGGGTGGAAATCCCGCTGGATCACATGCATGCAAGACTGGCAGTTAGTTCAATGTCATGAAAGAAATCTTGGGAAATGAGGCGCGAGAAAACTAAAGGCAGCGAGGAAGACTCTTCATTGTTTTATCGGTGATAAAAAAACGCTGCATGACGTGCGACATGATAGCTTAACACATCTTGAGGGAACTCCTATGGAAGACTTGTTGAGGTCTAGTCCCATTATTATGTCCTGCACTTCATGTATAAGGAAATACAAAACTATTCAAATAGGACTGTTTAATGTAATTAGACAACTAAAGCGGACGGCAACtgacaaataatttttcaaCACCCGTACCGTCGTTTGACACCTACGACAAAGTTTTATTATATCTATAATATTTTATCATACTTGAAGGAGAACGAGAAATGTGAAGTACTTCCATTCCAAATGTTCAGTCAATAAGAGAGTTGAATTTTAGGCGGACGATCTGCTTAAATCGGTGAGGCCCttttagtaatagtaatagtaataataaaaaatagctttgatttctcaattattataattttggTCATTTTTTTGCCGAGTATTCACATCACTGGCGACTGGTAATGAACAGTAACGGGCCATTTATCAGTCGAAATTCAAGCAAGATGTCCAAGATTTGCTCGCAGGCTCTTTAATTCGGCCAACCGCTTGTGCATTAGGTTATCTGTGAAAAAACGGGTCGCTTTACACTTTAAAATTGCCCCTTACTGTCAAATTCCAAGAATAagtaattttagggataacAGTCTCAGTAATTCTAGAGATAAGGGATGACTAAAACTCCCCTAAACAGGGCCTCAACAGTAAtctttttagctgttatttcCGGCATTTTTTTCTGCGAGACAAATTTTGGCTATAAATTTTACCATATTTCCGATTGATTTCCACACCCGTCCAAACGTCGAGCACAAGAtataacgaaagaaaaaaaatgactcTCTTCTCTTCTTGCAACggtacaaaaaataaaaaaaataaagtggtgcatttatatagcgcccttatcacacgtctcaaaggcgctttacaatgatcaatttacccccagtggactggaagcatatacaggcgcaaattgcagccgcttctaaacagtccatgcatgctggtactcattttaccgacctcggaaggatggaaagctgagtgaactttagcgggaaagaaggtcgccaaatattccagtctcggcagaaccgagAATGAAACCCGGGACCTTaaggttggaaggcagagatcttaccaatGCGCCAACCCCTCACAACTATTTGAATTTAGTTTGTTCAGTGTTAACATTTTAAATCTAGTAGTTCAGTATTGTCACAATTGTAAAACATACCTCCGGTAGCCTTCTAGTTTTACCAGACGCATGCGGTTCTGTTGAAATCACTGTTTCAGACACATCCTCAGCATCTGCAGCTGCATATGGCTCGCCAGTATCCTCAACGAATAAGACATTACTGGGCTGGTCAATTCGGATAGCAGCAAGGTGATCACTTCGACAAAGTTTGCAAATTCCTGGAAAAGAGTTAATTGCGATGAgctttgttgaaaaaaatgCGAAACTAAAGAATACTGTCACCTTTACGGTGCACATATGCAAAATCATACTAATTTTGCCCTCTTACCTGCACCAATCGGAACGAGTGCGTTCCACTTTGCCATTATTTCCTCGCTCATTGCGAGATTAGCTCCCCTCTCTGGCTTGCCTTTCCGATTTCCATGCAGAGGGTGCGCACATTTTCTCCTAGGCCGCCAAAATGTTCCAAGTTCGGCACGGTGCGCTGGACATATTGTCATGTTGGCTCCATCCTCACGAAAATGACCAGTACGAGCAAGAATTAAATCTTTCTCCGTTGGAAGACTAGTTTGACCCACTTTTATCGTCCTCAGATGCGACCTGATATCTTTCTTACAAGACGTCAGAGGAAAAAATTCCTTGACCCCTGGATAACGCTTAGAAATGTCACAATTCTTGTTTGAATGAGCTGCAAACGAGCAAGAAAGTAAAGCCATTCGCCTGAGATCCTACACCTAGCCTCGCAAGTTAAAAAATGAGCACTGCATTGTCGCGGAAAACATCTTAAGCCTGGTTCAGACGCCGCTCCactcatgtgccgaacctaattgAATTAACTCCGACTTTGGTGCGACATTGGCGCGACATCTGATTCAGACGGCGCCCTATGTGTCGAACCTAATCTTTGTTTCACTAGGGAGAAAGGTAAAGGCCTGGGTCCGATACCATCTTTTTCGCGCCATAATTCAACTTTCAGGATGGTGACTGTGAAGGAATGGATAGCTCTGATtagagaattttaaaaaaagttatttttttaaaatttaaacaaaaaacttaACTAGGGAGCAGCACTCTGCGAACTATAActgtaaaacttgtttattctccAACGCGTTTCGTCTAGCCAGAGTTAACTCTGGTCTAGCTAAcgtagacttcttcagggagttttacaataatacattaaaTGCCTGTATTTAAGCCACTCTTTATGCCGAACCTAACTGAGGAGTTAAGTACGGCAAAAGAGCGACGTCTGAATCAGCTTGGTATGGTAGTTTTAATTCGGTGTGGCAAAAACGTTGAGCTCGACAGGGGTCTGTCGCATTATTCGACATTGGAGCTGCCGAACCAAATGCAGACATTGACTCTTCCCATAAGTCCCTCCGAGAACTTGTTaaaggctccagcacttggctaagtagcctgacttctggctgttatacacaattgtggtctcattcacacagaaggccttcaagctaatcctgccaagccgaccacatgctggaaaggtcagaccatgccctactcttttcgaatagtgtgtgggctctttaatgaacaagggctatgagacgggacctccggcttatcgttcttatccgagaagcGCGTGCTCCCAAGGTTTATTAGGGCAAAATATTAGGGCAAGGCGTGAGAAACGATGTTTTGGGGGCCACGATTTTAGCTAAAACCGTGCCATCAGATATGAagcggcgtctgaaccgggcctcaGTTAAAAACTGATATTTCCGGTTAGCACCACGTGACGTTTTTTAGCGTAGGGAATCATTTGTAACAAATTATGTATATTTCGATaagaagaaaagacaaaaaaaacatttttaggtTCAACATGTGATAAAACAGGATCTTATACAATTTTCCTGCACTTTAAAAATCACTCAACCAACGGATGTAACAAACGAATGGACAGTGTTAaaaggccgatttacacggtacgattttgtcgcatgcgacaacagcttacgacaggcccacgacatgatgtACGATTGGTGTGTACGTctgcaaaaatgtcgtagcattttaaaacttgttttaaaacGCTCCGACAATCgtaaagtcatgtcgtaggcctgtcgtgagcttgtcgcatgcgacaaaatcgtatcgtgtaaatcggcccttacagtGGTCTGCAACCACTGTTCAAGCTCACGGGCTCATGTTGTTGTTGACGTTGAAATCGACGTGAACGAAAGCGATCGATAGCGTTGAATATGATATTGTTAATGCGAGGTTTTTTAAAACCATACTTAAAGAAGAACCCTCTGATTGGACCCAGGACTCGACAACCCTGACAAAAGGATTATTTTAGAGGAGAATGCGACAAAGGACAATTGTGCACACGAAAATATTCAATGCCACTGTGTGTAGGTGAGTATTGGCATTTAACAAACTAGAATTTTCGTGACTGCTAGCTATTCAGCATGGTTTTGAAAACAACCCAAACAAGATGATAATGACCAGGAAAATTCATACTAGCAGAAAATTGGTTAACAAATTAATTAAGGCAGATTTTTATTTCCGTATTGATGTTATGACATTGGAATTGAGGCGTTATTACAATTTCGTACGAGATATATTTCAGTTATCTTTGCCTTCAATTACCTTTATTTGccataaatgaaataaacaaatagcGTAAGTCCTGTTAACCTTAAAATTGCGTTTAAGAACTAATACTGTAAAGggttattttctttgatttgccgatGTCTCTCTGTTGGACATGGTCGCTGTGCATGTTCCTGCAACGCCTGTTGACGCCATAAAAGAACAGAtgccaaaaattttattcttgCTCTTGTCAGAGCAAGGATGGATGTTAATCATAATATAAATAGGTTTCCGAAAGAAGCTTGAACTTTTACTAAATTTGAATCAGAAGTTGACCTAAATTTCATGTTAGCAAAATCTTTCGTGACTTGGGTGGGTATTGACAACTCGTGATTGGCACCTGTCAATCTGTATGATTTCAAACC of the Montipora capricornis isolate CH-2021 chromosome 7, ASM3666992v2, whole genome shotgun sequence genome contains:
- the LOC138055728 gene encoding uncharacterized protein, whose translation is MDWAMKFLPTSFRETQRDWFGKKGKSWHVTVAVTKSNSDNIEARTYVHLFEECTQNWFAVASIIEHTLTTVKEANPSIQEAFLRSDNAGCYHCAYLILSIPSLGDRAGIKIARYDFSDPQAGKDVCDRRIATVKSHMRRYINEGHDIRSASDMKAAIDSYGGVKGCQAAVVKVQEYSHTMKKHTMSGIQALNNFSFESEGLRVWKAYNVGPGKLFSPVKVKGFGTPQGPTDLCVLQPFSIPREETGAFRSTTRRAVLQQAHPSTSQSLVVEDEPPASEATKVYFSCPEDGCTKTYQSYGNLQKHLDAGKHLLRLERETTYDSIKKKWADTCTEVSRSYLRKETGSSTEDAVDHPVCKIPQGWALKTWRRTIRFTEKVKTHLKSIFLEGEETGRKASAADVCSKMRTQRDESGRKIFAKEEWLAADQIARYFSRLSVLYRSGRLALEQVNRDSTEDEEEDYVAEAEEITTRLEIQRQLEL
- the LOC138055729 gene encoding uncharacterized protein; this translates as MALLSCSFAAHSNKNCDISKRYPGVKEFFPLTSCKKDIRSHLRTIKVGQTSLPTEKDLILARTGHFREDGANMTICPAHRAELGTFWRPRRKCAHPLHGNRKGKPERGANLAMSEEIMAKWNALVPIGAGICKLCRSDHLAAIRIDQPSNVLFVEDTGEPYAAADAEDVSETVISTEPHASGKTRRLPETSLQVNKPSASDDNGSDVFSSGSQESLTAGETSTEWQPTPQIQMKLHSLNNFLRQAGDGRVSPIRSQLSTNVDNISSPTARYYRRKGVQAVESVLDAIAPGQNRWLRQQVMEACSHTTTGPNVNISEKTLLSRLVTLYNEAINWYTRQQILSVFVGDYSKTELLAFIPGLTKWRIDEARKHAFYTSPGHMIDPPVIHRCRLDPVKVDHFLDFISSPTFLQDVAYGTKNLKLSDGETIEIPNVVRTVVASRLIHLYHSYCEESGFSEPIGRSTLLNILKVKVKFNLLTSIKLETVLGGY